A window of the Halodesulfovibrio sp. MK-HDV genome harbors these coding sequences:
- the murJ gene encoding murein biosynthesis integral membrane protein MurJ, which produces MESQSNSWTSISLAAAVVSAGSLLSRIVGLLRDVMIASLLGAGPLADALIVAFRIPNLFRKLFAEGSLSSAVTATVTHVREVEGEARAASLIRTCLLWTVGIFSLLLVLAEYGSKILAAVLAPGLSMSPDVFDHANTLLTMTLPYLVCIGLVAFLSGVLHSRKHFYAPALAPLVLNCTLVLGASIAWICSLPVAETLCVSLVIGGVLQVLLQLMFLRGEVFWRGAWTLRDAHARSLGKTLVPTILSGAVFQLSVVLVTMLASFQAKGTIAKLYFADRLVQFPLGLIGVAIGVAVLPALSSLAVSNDRQKYGEVLASAVQFTLFLSLPAAVGLYVLAHPVLQFFFERGAFSALDAAAASAMLQAFSLGLPAFAITRPLLSGYYAKQNSRIPLLAGGCNLAVTVVSGALFMQMWGGAGLALAVSCGGWVNCILLYVLLRREGVCLAQPGRWNLVYALMSVFVGIACWWAVPFGIASLLCIPVVALGYVGCLYVGRSPDAQLLFSLVKKTGRKH; this is translated from the coding sequence ATGGAATCTCAATCGAATTCATGGACGAGCATTTCTCTTGCTGCCGCAGTCGTTTCTGCGGGTAGTTTGCTTTCGCGTATCGTTGGCTTGTTGCGCGATGTCATGATCGCGTCGTTGCTTGGTGCAGGCCCATTGGCGGATGCGCTGATTGTGGCGTTCCGTATTCCTAATCTTTTTAGAAAATTATTTGCAGAAGGTTCACTCTCTTCCGCTGTCACGGCAACGGTCACCCATGTTCGTGAAGTGGAAGGTGAAGCAAGGGCGGCATCACTTATCCGTACTTGTCTTTTGTGGACTGTCGGAATTTTTTCATTATTGCTGGTGCTGGCAGAATACGGAAGCAAGATACTTGCAGCGGTACTGGCACCGGGGTTGTCTATGTCTCCGGATGTTTTTGATCATGCGAATACTCTGCTGACTATGACGTTGCCGTATCTTGTGTGCATTGGTCTGGTAGCGTTTTTATCTGGTGTACTGCATAGCCGTAAACATTTTTATGCACCTGCACTCGCGCCGCTGGTACTGAATTGCACACTCGTGCTTGGTGCAAGCATCGCGTGGATTTGTTCCTTACCCGTTGCGGAAACCCTGTGTGTGTCGTTGGTCATCGGCGGCGTGCTGCAGGTTCTTTTACAGCTCATGTTTCTTCGTGGTGAAGTATTTTGGCGTGGCGCTTGGACATTGCGTGATGCGCATGCCCGTTCACTGGGAAAAACTCTCGTGCCCACAATATTAAGCGGGGCGGTATTTCAGCTCAGTGTCGTGTTAGTGACGATGCTTGCTTCGTTTCAGGCAAAAGGCACCATTGCAAAGCTCTATTTTGCGGACAGGCTTGTACAGTTTCCTTTGGGTTTAATTGGTGTAGCCATTGGCGTTGCGGTTCTTCCGGCACTATCTTCTCTTGCTGTTTCTAACGACAGGCAGAAATATGGCGAGGTGTTGGCCTCTGCTGTGCAATTTACATTGTTTTTGTCTCTTCCTGCTGCTGTCGGATTGTATGTTCTGGCACATCCTGTTCTTCAATTTTTCTTTGAGCGCGGGGCGTTTTCAGCCTTAGATGCTGCTGCGGCTTCTGCCATGCTACAGGCGTTTTCTTTGGGGCTTCCAGCTTTTGCCATCACGCGTCCTTTGCTTAGCGGGTATTACGCAAAGCAAAACAGCCGTATTCCCTTATTAGCGGGGGGATGTAATCTGGCGGTGACTGTGGTGTCAGGCGCACTCTTCATGCAAATGTGGGGCGGAGCAGGGCTTGCGTTGGCGGTATCATGCGGTGGTTGGGTCAACTGTATTTTGTTGTATGTCCTGTTGCGACGTGAGGGTGTTTGTCTGGCTCAACCGGGCAGATGGAATTTGGTATACGCCTTGATGAGTGTTTTTGTGGGCATTGCTTGCTGGTGGGCGGTACCGTTTGGAATTGCCAGTTTGCTTTGCATTCCCGTTGTGGCTTTGGGGTATGTCGGATGTTTGTATGTTGGACGTAGCCCTGATGCTCAGCTTCTTTTTTCATTGGTGAAGAAAACAGGTCGCAAGCATTAG
- a CDS encoding ABC transporter permease encodes MPNQSIFLNLRYLSPLLIPFFLFFVGGIVLAVLQSLGMGLPFPYEGGLLDSYKALLTPYMLRSFLLSIKVGALAALFSVAIGTVLAVGLWRMPSVLQQAGVIYKIPLILPHLAVGFIVFFFWAKSGLVSSAMFHAGVTATPQDFPSILFGGDGWGMIIAYTYKQIPFALLMVYASLKRLDMRLLETAYMLGAGHFRTFRTVTYPHICGALHSTFCILFLFGFGAFEIPFLLGGSQPAMLSIEAYNMYFRKELYHRPQAMAILISIFLFSIVFLTFYLRSVAKTRPEEIHG; translated from the coding sequence ATGCCTAACCAGTCTATATTTTTGAATTTACGCTATTTATCACCATTACTCATTCCTTTTTTCCTCTTTTTTGTCGGAGGAATAGTACTGGCTGTTCTTCAATCTCTAGGAATGGGGTTACCGTTTCCCTATGAAGGCGGTCTACTAGACAGCTACAAAGCGTTGCTCACACCCTATATGCTGCGTTCGTTTCTTCTGTCCATAAAAGTCGGCGCACTGGCTGCGCTGTTTTCTGTGGCCATCGGTACCGTTCTGGCGGTTGGATTATGGAGAATGCCGTCTGTTTTGCAGCAGGCGGGTGTTATTTACAAAATCCCCCTCATTCTGCCGCACCTTGCAGTAGGATTTATCGTTTTCTTTTTCTGGGCAAAATCAGGACTGGTTTCGTCTGCCATGTTCCATGCGGGAGTCACCGCCACACCGCAGGATTTTCCATCTATATTATTCGGCGGAGACGGTTGGGGCATGATCATCGCCTACACCTACAAGCAAATTCCGTTTGCGTTGCTCATGGTCTATGCGTCACTCAAACGACTGGATATGCGTCTGCTGGAAACAGCTTACATGCTGGGAGCAGGACATTTCCGAACATTTCGTACCGTCACGTATCCTCACATCTGCGGCGCCCTGCATTCAACATTTTGCATTCTTTTCCTATTCGGATTCGGTGCATTTGAGATTCCGTTTTTACTCGGCGGCTCACAGCCTGCTATGCTCAGCATTGAAGCATACAACATGTATTTTAGAAAAGAGCTGTACCATCGCCCGCAAGCCATGGCGATTCTCATCAGCATATTTCTATTCTCCATTGTCTTTCTCACCTTCTATCTGCGATCAGTAGCAAAGACACGTCCGGAGGAAATACATGGCTAG
- a CDS encoding ABC transporter permease, whose product MARTTLRHKLLFLFFILFFVGPTAVLVISLFAPGWTWPDIIPTQYSTKALQSVWQHSNPILLHLSVSVLYSLATTFCTLILCLLPAYHFARVHFAGKNVLQGILLTPALVPAMTFSMGIHHVFIKFSLADTFAGVVLILTIFSYPFMLRALISGFEAYSEEYELCAKNLGASLWMQLRYVTFPLLLPSIIAGGSVVFLVAFSDYYLVFLIGGGVVPSFTGYLFPFITGADRAMASALTLIFLIVPVVLFVLVELSVRRFYQRAGLY is encoded by the coding sequence ATGGCTAGAACCACCCTGCGCCACAAATTATTGTTCCTGTTTTTCATACTCTTTTTCGTCGGCCCTACCGCGGTGCTCGTCATTTCTTTGTTCGCCCCCGGCTGGACATGGCCGGATATTATTCCAACACAATATTCCACCAAAGCGTTGCAATCTGTATGGCAACATAGCAACCCTATCCTGCTGCATCTTAGTGTTTCAGTGCTGTACTCACTGGCGACGACATTCTGCACGCTTATACTCTGCCTGTTACCTGCTTACCATTTTGCACGAGTTCATTTTGCAGGTAAAAATGTACTGCAAGGAATTTTACTTACGCCTGCGCTCGTTCCAGCCATGACGTTCTCTATGGGGATTCACCACGTCTTTATCAAATTTTCTCTGGCAGATACCTTTGCAGGGGTTGTGCTCATCTTGACTATTTTCAGCTACCCGTTCATGCTTCGCGCCCTTATTTCAGGCTTTGAGGCATACAGCGAAGAATATGAACTCTGCGCAAAAAACTTGGGTGCATCGTTATGGATGCAGCTACGTTATGTAACATTTCCACTACTGCTTCCAAGCATTATCGCGGGTGGTTCTGTGGTCTTTTTAGTGGCATTTTCAGATTACTATCTCGTATTCCTCATCGGCGGCGGCGTTGTGCCTTCCTTCACCGGCTACCTGTTCCCGTTTATCACAGGGGCGGATAGAGCCATGGCAAGCGCGCTCACGCTCATATTCCTGATTGTTCCGGTTGTACTGTTCGTTCTGGTAGAACTCTCCGTACGCCGCTTCTATCAACGGGCAGGACTGTACTAA